Proteins found in one Oncorhynchus gorbuscha isolate QuinsamMale2020 ecotype Even-year linkage group LG15, OgorEven_v1.0, whole genome shotgun sequence genomic segment:
- the LOC123997326 gene encoding trypsinogen-like protein 3: protein MVSPSSTLAMMKLAEPARFTQHGMPVALPTRCTQLHEKCLVSGWGSTVPGQGEWTIKPGEGYMPHNCLSDQGSTVVCGGELQGLLWSSSSDVGLYTRLCLYLDWISDIMNTPDPTHEPAWTTPAAATTW from the exons ATGGTTTCTCCTTCCTCCAC CCTGGCAATGATGAAGCTGGCAGAGCCTGCCCGGTTCACTCAGCATGGCATGCCCGTAGCCCTACCCACACGCTGCACTCAGCTCCACGAGAAGTGTCTGGTCAGCGGCTGGGGCTCCACCGTACCGGGACAGGGTGAGTGGACCATAAAGCCAGGGGAGGGCTATATGCCTC ACAACTGCCTG tctGACCAGGGCAGTACTGTGGTGTGTGGGGGTGAGCTTCAGGGGTTGCTCTGGTCCAGTTCTTCTGACGTTGGTTTGTACACCCGCCTGTGCCTGTACCTTGACTGGatcagtgacatcatgaacaccCCTGATCCTACACATGAACCTGCGTGGACCACCCCAGCAGCAGCTACAACATGGTGA
- the LOC123997123 gene encoding apolipoprotein C-II-like — translation MNKLLVITVLVTLLGLSAQGLRLPRQAEEGTPEEPVADVAEADGKQGTLERLTSAVKGYYDTSISTASSWLDSIDGLKLKEKAANALSDTTVAAMTYAGILQDQVYHIFYQP, via the exons ATGAACAAGCTTCTGGTCATCACTGTGCTCGTCACTCTTCTCGGCCTCA GTGCCCAGGGCCTCCGTCTGCCTAGGCAAGCTGAGGAGGGTACGCCTGAGGAACCGGTCGCAGATGTTGCTGAGGCTGATGGAAAGCAGGGAACCCTGGAAAGGCTGACCAGCGCCGTCAAGGGCTACTACGACACGTCCATCAGCACCGCCTCTAGCTGGCTGGACAGCATCGATGGCCTGAAGCTGAAGGAGAAGGCCgc GAATGCCCTCAGTGACACCACCGTGGCGGCGATGACTTACGCTGGCATCCTGCAGGACCAGGTCTACCACATCTTTTACCAACCGTAA